The Kluyveromyces marxianus DMKU3-1042 DNA, complete genome, chromosome 6 genome window below encodes:
- the PCT1 gene encoding choline-phosphate cytidylyltransferase, which produces MTPPLTRAPSLKERLSSTGASFTNLFKLGKKRTHDEMSLTSDDDGRVDEEEDDDVEEEEQDEQQASSSSSSLKRKGSQKLDKKAQSKQKRKEKRAGSEGPSRKRPHSEASDIQAREEELDSELPTEYRKFRPRGFKFNLPPKDRPVRIYADGVFDLFHLGHMKQLEQCKKSFPNVTLICGVPSDKVTHKLKGLTVLTDKQRCETLTHCKWVDEVIPDAPWVVTPEFLEEHKIDYVAHDDLPYASADNDDIYKPIKQMGKFLTTQRTEGVSTSDIITKIIRDYDKYLMRNFARGATRQELNVSWLKKNELEFKKHIQDFRSYFKKNQESVNNTSKDLYFEVREMLLKKTLGKKLYSRLTGGQESARRNKRIAGGSPVTQFVKDFTGEEAESPVSDSDADLQRASSASPNQLFSDDDDDDDDDDNDNELSSSAEPR; this is translated from the coding sequence ATGACACCACCTTTGACTAGAGCACCCTCATTGAAGGAGCGTCTTTCGAGCACCGGGGCTTCGTTCACGAACTTGTTCAAGCTAGGGAAGAAACGGACTCACGATGAGATGTCGCTTACGagcgatgatgatgggAGGgtggatgaagaagaagatgacgatgtagaagaggaagaacaagatgaGCAGCAAGCtagtagtagcagcagTAGTCTGAAACGTAAAGGCAGTCAGAAACTGGATAAGAAAGCCCAGAGCAAGCAAAAACGTAAGGAAAAAAGAGCTGGCTCGGAAGGTccatcaagaaagagaccACACTCTGAGGCTAGCGATATTCAGGCTAGAGAGGAAGAGTTGGACTCAGAATTGCCAACGGAGTACAGGAAGTTCAGGCCTAGAGGGTTCAAGTTCAACTTACCACCCAAGGACCGTCCCGTGCGTATATACGCGGACGGTGTGTTTGACCTTTTCCATTTGGGCCACATGAAGCAGTTGGAACAGTGTAAGAAGTCTTTCCCCAATGTGACGTTGATCTGCGGTGTTCCAAGCGATAAGGTGACGCATAAGCTAAAGGGTTTGACCGTGCTTACCGACAAGCAGAGATGCGAGACGTTGACGCATTGCAAATGGGTGGATGAGGTGATACCAGATGCGCCATGGGTTGTTACGCCggaatttcttgaagagcACAAGATCGATTATGTGGCTCACGATGACCTTCCATACGCCAGCGCGGACAACGACGATATTTACAAGCCTATCAAGCAGATGGGCAAGTTTTTGACCACGCAACGTACCGAAGGTGTCTCCACAAGTGACATCATCACTAAGATTATCAGGGATTACGACAAGTATTTGATGAGAAACTTTGCAAGAGGCGCAACCAGACAGGAGTTGAACGTCTCGTGGCTGAAAAAGAACGAGTTGGAGTTCAAGAAGCACATCCAGGATTTCAGGTCctacttcaagaagaaccaagaaTCGGTCAACAACACCTCGAAGGATTTGTACTTTGAAGTGAGAGAAATGCTTCTCAAGAAAACTTTGGGTAAAAAACTGTACTCGAGACTAACGGGGGGGCAAGAGTCTGCtagaagaaacaagagaaTTGCTGGTGGGTCACCTGTTACGCAATTTGTTAAGGATTTCACTGGTGAAGAGGCCGAATCGCCTGTTAGCGATAGTGATGCAGACTTGCAAAGGGCTAGCTCCGCTTCGCCGAATCAACTCTTCTccgatgacgatgacgacgatgacgacgatgataatgataatgaacTTTCCAGTTCAGCTGAGCCTCGCTAG
- the GEP4 gene encoding phosphatidylglycerophosphatase, whose product MVVGFNLSATLNVVRLFKDPKLCIPSVKYANFNEMKLPFPGHIKAVVLDKDNCFAKPHDDKVWPEYSEQWERLKGMYPGARMLIVSNSAGTDDDVGHKQAKILEQQTGVPVLCHSVKKPGCHEEIMEYFRRNDVCEQASQVAVVGDRLFTDVVMANTMGAYSVWLHDGVIKSSNPFVLLEQQVYRWISK is encoded by the coding sequence ATGGTTGTGGGCTTCAATTTGAGCGCGACTTTGAACGTGGTTCGGTTGTTTAAGGACCCGAAACTGTGCATTCCAAGTGTGAAGTATGCGAACTTCAACGAGATGAAGCTGCCATTTCCAGGGCATATCAAGGCAGTAGTGCTCGACAAGGACAACTGTTTCGCCAAGCCTCACGACGACAAGGTGTGGCCCGAGTATTCGGAACAGTGGGAGCGTCTAAAGGGGATGTACCCTGGGGCCCGCATGCTGATTGTGAGCAATAGTGCTGGGACGGACGACGATGTCGGCCACAAGCAGGCCAAAATTTTGGAACAACAGACGGGAGTCCCAGTGCTCTGCCACTCGGTGAAGAAGCCCGGGTGCCACGAGGAAATCATGGAGTATTTCAGGCGGAACGACGTGTGCGAGCAGGCATCCCAGGTCGCCGTTGTTGGCGATAGGCTGTTCACCGACGTCGTCATGGCCAACACGATGGGAGCCTACTCCGTGTGGTTGCACGACGGGGTGATCAAGAGCTCGAACCCGTTCGTGCTGTTGGAACAGCAGGTGTACCGCTGGATCTCGAAGTAG